In a genomic window of Halobiforma lacisalsi AJ5:
- a CDS encoding DUF7282 domain-containing protein — MNARNQALVVLTALMMVCSSGAMVAAAGAGAPAAVDEHDTDVDAGEEAVQTQDEDEEENDDDDEEEVELEPDEPEDDGQQGAYVTFEDQATDGDTVVVDEVTMANGGFVVIHDSRLLLDDPDAPFDSVIGVSEYLEAGTHENIEITLDEPLEESETLFAMPHRDTNDNQQYDFLGNEDLEPGEADIPYLTPDGEAVTDDGDVTVEAVDEAPDEDLDDEDELDEEPEDELDDEPVDEPDEDIDEEPEEDVDEIPEEIAIDVVIEQATIFTYVDHGDGMPVDDVNDIDADDGLDDADDGDLEDDTDGVDDNDGLDDEDESDDDDELNDDDELDDDEMHDDELDDDELDTNDESNDDGMNGAVEDELEDETGLEVTEGGLDVSIEQATVTALNGDIDGLDDVQDDESDQIDEEEPEDAEDDESDGIEDDESDELEDDEPDEIDEEEPEDVEDDTDTEVTVSDATVFAVLEGAELLEDGDGTAAQQDDSVGVSVDSATIFIVVDAEDIDDEGATEEPVDEEDGLDDEDDGLDDEDDMNEDDGLDDEDDSLDDDELNDEDGEEFEETDGLEDEQLDVIFEQATIFVYVEEPDAVGEPVNGEDGLEDEDGLDDDDGLDDEDDMNEDDGLEEDDEHDTDEQISIVVEQADIYLFVEDGDDLDEDEAVTEPGAAIGALAG, encoded by the coding sequence ATGAACGCACGCAACCAGGCGCTCGTAGTACTCACCGCGTTGATGATGGTGTGCTCGAGCGGGGCGATGGTCGCCGCAGCCGGTGCCGGCGCACCGGCAGCAGTCGACGAGCACGATACCGACGTCGACGCAGGAGAAGAGGCTGTACAAACACAAGACGAAGACGAAGAGGAAAACGATGACGACGATGAGGAGGAGGTAGAACTCGAACCGGACGAACCTGAAGACGACGGCCAACAAGGCGCGTACGTAACCTTCGAGGATCAGGCTACTGACGGCGACACGGTCGTCGTCGACGAAGTGACGATGGCGAACGGCGGCTTCGTGGTGATCCACGACAGTCGCCTCCTGCTCGACGACCCCGACGCGCCGTTCGACAGCGTCATCGGCGTGTCGGAGTACCTCGAGGCGGGGACCCACGAGAACATCGAGATCACGCTCGACGAACCGCTCGAGGAGTCCGAGACGCTGTTCGCGATGCCGCACCGTGACACGAACGACAACCAGCAGTACGACTTCCTCGGAAACGAGGATCTGGAGCCGGGTGAAGCGGACATCCCGTACCTGACGCCGGATGGTGAGGCGGTGACTGACGACGGTGACGTTACCGTCGAAGCCGTCGACGAAGCGCCCGACGAAGACCTCGACGATGAAGACGAACTAGACGAGGAACCCGAAGACGAACTCGATGACGAACCGGTCGACGAACCGGATGAGGACATCGACGAGGAGCCTGAAGAGGACGTCGACGAGATTCCCGAAGAGATCGCGATCGACGTCGTCATCGAACAGGCGACGATATTCACGTACGTCGACCACGGCGACGGGATGCCGGTCGACGACGTAAACGACATCGACGCCGACGACGGACTCGACGACGCCGACGACGGCGACCTCGAGGACGATACCGACGGTGTCGATGATAACGATGGTCTCGACGACGAGGACGAGAGCGACGATGATGACGAACTCAACGATGACGACGAGTTGGATGACGACGAGATGCACGACGACGAGTTGGATGACGACGAACTCGACACGAACGACGAGTCGAATGACGACGGAATGAACGGCGCAGTCGAGGACGAACTCGAGGACGAGACCGGACTCGAGGTTACCGAGGGCGGACTCGACGTATCGATCGAACAGGCTACCGTGACGGCGCTCAACGGCGATATCGATGGCCTAGATGACGTCCAGGACGACGAGTCGGACCAAATCGACGAAGAAGAGCCCGAAGACGCCGAGGATGACGAATCGGACGGGATCGAAGACGATGAATCGGATGAGCTCGAAGACGACGAACCCGACGAAATCGACGAAGAAGAACCCGAAGACGTCGAGGACGACACTGACACCGAAGTAACTGTCAGCGACGCCACCGTCTTCGCGGTGCTCGAAGGTGCCGAACTACTCGAGGACGGCGACGGAACCGCCGCTCAGCAGGACGATAGCGTCGGGGTGTCCGTCGATAGCGCGACGATCTTCATCGTCGTCGACGCCGAGGATATCGACGACGAAGGAGCGACTGAGGAGCCAGTCGACGAGGAAGACGGACTCGACGATGAAGACGACGGCCTCGATGACGAGGACGACATGAACGAGGACGACGGCCTCGACGATGAAGACGACAGCCTCGATGACGACGAACTGAACGACGAGGACGGCGAGGAATTCGAGGAAACCGACGGCCTCGAGGACGAACAACTCGACGTCATCTTCGAACAGGCGACGATCTTCGTGTACGTCGAAGAACCCGACGCCGTTGGCGAGCCGGTCAACGGGGAAGACGGCCTCGAGGATGAGGATGGGCTCGACGACGATGATGGCCTCGATGACGAAGACGACATGAACGAGGACGACGGCCTCGAGGAAGACGACGAACACGATACCGACGAGCAGATCAGCATCGTGGTCGAACAGGCGGACATCTATCTCTTCGTCGAGGACGGTGACGACCTCGACGAGGACGAAGCAGTAACCGAACCGGGAGCCGCGATCGGCGCTCTCGCCGGCTGA